In the Raphanus sativus cultivar WK10039 unplaced genomic scaffold, ASM80110v3 Scaffold0005, whole genome shotgun sequence genome, GTGAACTGGTTAATCAGAAAGTAAGACTCTTTAAGCCTAAAGATCTCAGCTTTGAGCATCTGCGCTTGTGATTGTCATCAACttaaagttctttttttttatatatttctctcTCTATTCCCAATTTTCGTGCCTTTGGTTCTGTCGATCTTCTCCACTGTCAGATCGGGTACGTGTTCTTGCGGTCGGGTCTTGGTTGATCTGAACGACTTTGATTTATATAGAATCGAGTCGTGTTCTAATCACTGAAGCATTTCACCTCATTCAGAAGTTTCTCAGCTTTCACTCGATTATTGTTTTGTTTAGCTGATGAATCGTTAAATCAAGCCTTACCATTTTAACCGCATGCATTGGGTGTATTGTAATAGTGAGTGCCGCTGATTTGTGTTCCTCTTTGAACAGGTTTATTGTGATTGAGATCTCTTAAGTCTTGTGATCATGGTAAGTTGCTCTTTACTATGGAATTTGCCTTCTTTGCTTGGTGTTGCTGCTGCGTCTGAAACACACTTTGCATAGTTTAAAttcttataacttttttttggggttttaaTTGTCTCAGAATTATCTTCTTGGAGCATTCAAACCCGCCTGCAATGTTTCAATCACTTTTTCTGATGGCAAAAATCGTAAACAGGTAAAGATATTTTGCTGGTTCCCTCTCAACAAGTGTTCAAACTGAATATAATATTAGCCTGGATCTCACTCGCATTCAGTAGCTTGTCGAATCATGTTTCGGATGTTCTTAATTCACCTCTTTGTTCTTCCATTGGTTTCACTAGGTACCCATGAAGAAAGAAAATGGTCAAACAGCTTTGGTCCCACTTTTCCAGAGTCAGGAAACTCTTTCCGGGAAGGTACTTGTTGTCCTCCTGCTCTAAGATGAATCTTTAGCTGTTTGTAGTTATGAGCTTGTTGACGCTTTAAGTTATTTTGTCCTTCACATATCTTTTATTAGGTTTGCATTGAACCATATCAAGGGAAAAAGGTGGAGCATAATGGTGTCAAAGTTGAGCTTCTTGGTCAAATAGGTGTGTGCACTTGCCAATGACCTCTAGATCTACCCACCAAAAGAGTCCTTTAAAAGATTAGTTGCCTGGTTTCTAACTTGTTGATGGCATATTTGTGTTCCCGACAGAAATGTACTTTGACAGAGGAAACTTCTATGACTTCACTTCCTTGGGTGAGTAAAACTTTGGATTTCGTTTTCCTTCCAAGTACTAGTTTATGAGGACTTCAAATCATATTAGATGATCCATTTGTATATTGTGATTCTGTTTTTGCTTGTTCCAGTTCGTGAATTGGATGTCCCTGGAGATATATACGAGAGAAAGACATACCCTTTTGAATTTCCAACTGTCGAGATGCCATATGATACATACAATGGTGTCAATGTGCGGCTAAGGTATGTCATATGTTTCAATTTTCCACTGTTCCTTGATTTTACAAGTTTCTGCtactttctttgtttcttcagATATGTCCTCAAAGTTACCGTCACTCGTGGCTACTCTGGAAGCATCGTGGAGTACCAGGAATTCATGGTactttttcttccttttctttggCTGCGTGTCATTGTTTCGAAAACAACTAAATTTGTGTAATGACATGATGATTCAACTAATATCACTAGATATATGTTTGTTGTGTCATTGTCGATTTTGTTTGAAATAGGTTCGGAACT is a window encoding:
- the LOC108842529 gene encoding vacuolar protein sorting-associated protein 26B, with the protein product MNYLLGAFKPACNVSITFSDGKNRKQVPMKKENGQTALVPLFQSQETLSGKVCIEPYQGKKVEHNGVKVELLGQIEMYFDRGNFYDFTSLVRELDVPGDIYERKTYPFEFPTVEMPYDTYNGVNVRLRYVLKVTVTRGYSGSIVEYQEFMVRNYAPPPPINNSIKMEVGIEDCLHIEFEYNKSKYHLKDVILGKIYFLLVRIKMKNMDLEIRRRESTGAGANTHVETETLAKFELMDGTPVRGESIPVRLFLAPYDLTPTHRNINNKFSVKYYLNLVLVDEEDRRYFKQQEITLYRLKADTSSV